The Caldibacillus debilis DSM 16016 genome includes a window with the following:
- a CDS encoding dipeptidase, translating into MSETAGKPKTKTKPYNGYKSFSYLEPGVDYKPFKLAKEIGRVEPFTYPVSEEEEALVQTILEEEMIISLHEHTFVCPENVYEIFEFRRQGRDWTGYEGLSVSGLDVVFENFMDGTALITSNAGWKWTDIIHDLGIRYSDFAHQDLIIRAETVDDLYRAKREGKIALVSCLEAATPIENEIDRVDVLYGFGVRVMGIAYSEANALGSGLKEKNDGGLTDFGHKVVKRMNKLGMTIDVSHCGDKTAHDVILASEKPVFITHVGARALWNTNRMKPDYVLKACAERGGVIGIEAAPHTTLTKNHPKHSIESVMEHFEYVVDLVGIDHVAFGLDTLFGDHVGLHHAFANQLSIGESHKGPEFQEVSYVKGLENPAESYPNVVRWLVKHGYSRDEIRKVMGENIIRVLKETWVK; encoded by the coding sequence ATGTCTGAAACCGCGGGAAAACCAAAAACGAAAACAAAACCCTATAACGGCTACAAATCATTCAGCTATCTGGAACCCGGAGTCGATTACAAACCCTTCAAACTGGCGAAGGAAATCGGCAGGGTCGAACCGTTCACCTATCCGGTGAGCGAAGAAGAGGAAGCATTGGTGCAGACGATTTTGGAAGAAGAGATGATCATCTCCTTGCATGAACATACCTTCGTCTGCCCCGAAAACGTCTATGAAATCTTCGAATTCCGCCGGCAGGGAAGGGATTGGACGGGGTATGAGGGCCTCAGCGTGTCCGGTCTGGATGTCGTGTTTGAAAACTTCATGGACGGGACGGCCTTAATCACGTCCAACGCCGGCTGGAAATGGACCGACATCATCCATGACCTGGGAATCCGCTACAGCGATTTCGCCCATCAGGACTTGATCATCCGCGCGGAAACCGTCGATGATCTGTACCGGGCAAAGAGGGAAGGAAAGATCGCACTGGTGTCATGCCTGGAGGCCGCGACTCCGATCGAAAACGAGATCGACCGGGTGGACGTGCTGTACGGATTCGGCGTGCGGGTGATGGGAATCGCCTATTCGGAAGCCAATGCCCTCGGTTCCGGCCTGAAGGAAAAGAATGACGGAGGGCTGACGGATTTCGGCCATAAAGTCGTGAAGCGAATGAACAAATTGGGAATGACCATCGATGTCTCCCACTGCGGGGATAAAACCGCCCACGATGTCATCCTGGCCAGCGAAAAACCGGTTTTCATCACCCATGTCGGCGCCCGGGCATTGTGGAATACAAACCGGATGAAGCCCGACTACGTTTTAAAAGCCTGCGCGGAAAGGGGCGGCGTGATCGGCATCGAAGCGGCGCCCCACACGACGCTGACGAAAAACCATCCGAAACATTCCATCGAATCGGTCATGGAGCACTTTGAATATGTGGTGGATTTAGTCGGAATCGATCATGTCGCCTTCGGATTGGACACGCTGTTCGGCGACCACGTCGGCTTGCACCACGCCTTCGCCAACCAGCTGTCCATCGGGGAATCCCATAAGGGACCGGAATTCCAGGAAGTCAGTTATGTAAAAGGGCTGGAAAACCCGGCGGAAAGCTACCCGAACGTGGTGCGCTGGCTGGTCAAACACGGATACAGCCGCGACGAGATCCGTAAAGTGATGGGAGAAAACATCATCCGCGTGCTGAAAGAAACATGGGTGAAATAA